ATCTCCCTTCCAAAAAAGCACTCCATTCCTTCCATCCAATAAATACCCATGATGGGgcaattaataaattttatcatttggCTGGTGGAAAGTATGGTAAATGACTCATTAAGAAAGTTTGGCTTCtaggaaaaaaaacatatttcaaataacTGAGCACATCTTACCATCACCTTAATCTTTATTTAGGTTTaaattttcatcttatttaacAAGAACTTTAGAGCTCCTTCTAGTTCAACCCCTTTCATTTAATAAGTGAAGAAAACTAAGGCCTAGAGGAGAATGAACTTATCCAAGGCAGTTAATTAGCTGCAGAACACAAGTCTCTTGATACCTGCTTCAGAATTCTTTCCATTGTACTAATTAACAGTGCAGTTACAAcaactttaaaaagtgaaagtaaaTAAACATGCCTAAGTTCCAGAGGCACCTAAATTTACATAGCTGATGGATTCTTTCAAGAGCTGTAGGTGAATTATACCTTGGGGAGTAaaactgcaatttttttttttttgctgagcaagattcaccctgagctaacatctgttgccaagttttcctctttttgcttgaggaagatttgccctgagctaacatctgtgccagtcttcttctattttgtatgtggattgctgccatagcatggccactgatgagtggtgttatgtccgcacccaggctgccgaagctgagcacaccaaacttaaccactaggccatggggccatgccctaaaattgcatttttaagGCAACAGGGGAGCTTATTAAAGAATTGCTGCTCTTGAAGTCTTTGAATGGCAAATAAAAGTTACTGCCTTATTaaagtctggctaaggattttaAAGCTAATTTTCATGTTATATGAGTTGTATTTCACCTTAATACTTTACCTATTAAGCACCAATTCACTGCATACTTTTTGTATGATTAGAAATTGGCTAAGTTCTACGAGTTCTTCCTAAAGAAGTCTTAGCTACAAGAGATTACAAtacatgtatttatgtatgtgtggTACTAGGGCAAGATTGACACAGGAAACAATCCTAAGAAATCAAGGCAATTTCAACTACTTGAAACATAGGGATGAAAAGTGGGAAAAGTCCTTTTGGGCTGGATTTATCGGGAACTTTACTATTTTGTGCACAGGCAGGAAGGGTAGCTGTCATTTCAGGATGCTATAAGAATTTTAGtcctcaaatatttcttccattatgAAGTAGAATGCcactcatttcttctttgaagagttattttcttttgtgtgaaAGGGTTTGTCGATGGCTTCCCTCTAGTTCCAGTCAGACCCTCTAGTATTTGGAGTCTTAGGGAGTGCTGGCAGAAGGGCAACCGAAGGGCTTTGGAAGTCCAAAAGATAGGGAGTCTGATAGTGCTCAAGACTtactttgtttgcttttgttttatttaaggaAGGCTGACTCTGAAGGGTAAGTAGGGTTTAATCATACAGGAAAAGAATCTTCTCTTTTGGGATTCAGTCATGGTAACTAGAGTAGGTTAGGGTAATACAGAAGTTGCTGTCTGGAACTAGACTTGCCTATCATCCAGCAGGTATCAGGCCCACTTAGTTCATTCTTACTAGCCAGGCAGTATCCGTAATTAGTCCTGATAGGTTGTAAAACAAGTGAGCAGTCAGCATCAAGAACTAAGTGGGATAGTGTTGGCTTTAAAGAGGTCTAGTAGCAGATAGCAGGGTCCCAGTCaacagacctgggtttaaatgCAGGAATCTAGACTCTCAGAGGAGGTGGTTAGGGGTAAAGGATTGGAAAGCAAGAGGTCTTACTTTCAAGAGGCTGACATCCCGGACAAATGACCTAATCATGGGCTCAGATTCAGTAACCACATAAGGAATCTAGTTAGCCGACTTGGGGGATCAGTCAGGCTTTGACATTACGACATTGTATGTTTTCATAAAACTAGATAGATTTTTCTGGGATTTGACGACAAAAAGTATTGCATGTATGAGCAATCATGATGAATCTTTTTGGAGAGTTAAGTTTACTTGACAGTAATTTAATACCTATTTTTACACCAAAATAAGAAGTCATACTTTGAAGGACATGGCTAATTTTCGATGAATCTAGAGAAGTAAACAGAGGATTTCAAAGAAATGTCAATTTTAGCAGGGGGTTTTAGCTATACTCCGAAGTAACTGATGCTCTTAGAAAAGTCTGAAAGGCAACGAGTGCAAAAAGTACCGTCTTTGGAAAAGATCCATTTTAACCTAAGTTCTGCTACTTattatgtgatcttgggcaaattcaAAAATTACCTAATCACATAAGATTGTCGTAAAGATTACTAACAACATATCAGCATTTAGTAAGGTACTTGACAGATAAATATGCGCATAATAATgtgacaaaggggaaaaaattggGGCAAGAGACTCTTTATCTTGCTACCTCAGATTAGGTGAGGTCCTATGGCCTGGAGAGCTGTGAAGCCTCTACAGAGAATAAAACTCAAGACTACAAGTGTGAGTGTGGAGTGAAGTTTAATTGGGATGTGGCTGGATGGGGCAGGGAACTAATATGTCACACATCTATTCTTATCACCCACATTAGAGGAGTTTTATATAGATACTCATTTAATCTCAGTAACAGCCCTTCAAAGAAGGCATAATTATAATCTTACAGATGAGATAACTGAGGTGCAGGACGGCTCAAACTGCCCCACGTTAAATAGCTAGTTAAGTAGTGAAGCAGGTACCTGAACCTAGTCATTCTACCACATTCTGCCTTAGTGTGGGGAGGCACTCCTATCCCCCAAAATGGGAGATAGGTTTGAATAAGTGAGATTAAATAAGTAATGGCTATCTACAGTAGCTCCTCACTACAGGAGCAACACAAAATGTTTAATACTGAGTTGGTCCTCTGTGTTGTGTGATGTGCCACGAAAAGAGAAGCCCAGACAGGAAAGTCAGCATTCTTTCATAATATTCTAAGAATAAATTGACAGCGGTTTCAAGTCTAATCATCTTCAAGTACAGTAAGGCTTCATTAATTTAGACGACAGTATATGAAATTTGCAACAATGTATTTAAGcagtaagaaacaaagaaaatatctgaatCTTCTTCATACTTCCTCCCCTCACCTCCAGTAGTTCAGCTCGAATCAAAGCTGTGACTTCTGCCTAACGGCCACACTGAATTCTAGTTAATAGAATAACTGAGCCCAAAACAGAAAGGGTAGCCTCCTATACACATgcagaatatacaaatatacgCCACCAAGCCCTATTCCATTGTTGGTCACCTTCAccaaaattttttcctttattcagcGTCAACTTTAGAAGGCCTTTTGCCAGATAAAAGAGAAACAGAGCTGGATAAGACCCTATAAGAGCTCATTTTAGTTAACACTGGGAATCACGAGACCACCAAGCAGTTCACAGTTGAGACAGATACAAAAAATAGGGccaaaatagaaagataaaaagaatgaaagcacCAAAGATAAATTAAGTCAAAGTGTTGAAAAGCAAATAGGAGTTTGTCAGGAAGCAACGGAAAAGAATAGCCTTTTGAAGCGGAAAGCATGAAACAGTGTGACATGTTTAGGAAATAGCAAGAAGTTCCATGGGATTCGAGGGCTACAGAGTAGGCGTGGCTAGAAAGATCAGTAGTGATTAGATCCTGAAGAGATATGTTAGGCTAAGGGACTGGGGCTTTATCTTGTGGATCAACATTTCCTGGTTATGACACGACCACAGAGCCCTTTGAAATTACAATGTGAAGAAGAAATACCAATAATAATGTCTACATTTCTGATACTTTAGCTTTCTTAAAATCTAAGAAGTATAAAAAATttgaatcattttatttcaaaccTCAGTACACCAGAGATGAAGTAAATCATCGTTTATTTTCATCTTATATTTGGTTATTGAGACATGCAAAACCCTCCAGTTTTAATGAGAACAgtgtttttgtgtctttttatcaCATATCCGCTTAATATTAGGTGTAATGTTGCTAAGTCGGATCCGCATATGAGGTGCAGCATCAAGTCTTTTCCTATATTTCGTTTTTGTTGCAGCATAATATGAAAACCCTGTTTCACATAGGTGCATTGTagcaaaaggaagaagtacaCGAACTGCACGCCTTGCAATGCTTGGGTACTCTTGAATTAGGCTACTCCAAAAATCATTTAGTGAAAGTTCACTGAAATTTTGTTTCACCTGCGAATCAGACGTTAAATCAATCAGGCTCTCATAGTCCCGTGCTACTAATGAGGCTGGCTTAACAGTTACTGTAAATGGATTTCTAACCCAAGCATTATTGTCATTTGttacaggaaaatattttaagagagtAGAGCGCAAACCCCTTAGGTGCTGCACAATGGCACTGCAAATATCTTTATCAACTGTAGAATTAATTTCAGTCAAAAAGTCACTGAGGGTAGGAAAACAatcaaaattttcttcttctacaGACGAAGCCCAAAATTCCAATTTTCTTAATAATGATGACAATTTATCAAATACTGTAAAAACTGTCACATTTTTTCCTTGCATTGACAGATTAACCTCATTTAATTTAGTAAAAATATCTGCAAGATATGCAAGTCTTAGCAGCCAAGATGAATTTGTTAAACAATCAGATAGTCGAAAAGCAGAATCCATGAAAACCAATAGTTCACGACGAAGCTCAAAGAGTCTTACAAGAACTTTACCTCGGGAAAGCCACCTCACCTCTGTATTTAGAAGaagtgctgtgtgctgggcacccATTTCTTCACATAAAATTTTTAGTAGTCTGGACTGATGTGGCCGAGCTTTAATATAATTGATGATTTGTACTGCCTGATCTAGCACATTTTTCAGAGTTGTAGGCATTATTTTAACTGCTAGTGCATGTCTATACAATAGGCAGTGACTACTGGTGCTTTCGGGAGCCACATATTTTATCAAGGTGACAGCCTCAGCAATTTTCCCATCCATTGCCCTAGAAGCATCACTACAAACATCAACACATTTTTCCCATTCAATTTCATGTCTCTGCATAAAACCATTGATGCAGTTGAAAATTTCTTCCCCAGTAGCATTACTTTGCAAAGATTCACATAAGAGTAGGTCTTCCTCAATAGACTTATTAAACCTGTAACGAACAAACACAAGCAGCACAGCAAGTCCTGAAACATCAGCTGATTCATCTAGTTGCAGTGAAAAACCATCACAAATTTTCAGTCTACAAACAAGCTCTTCTTCAATGTCAGCAGCTAGATCCTTAATACGGCGTGCAACGGTACTGTTCGATAGTTGTACTGCATCTATTTTTTTACTGTATTGTTCATCAAACATCCGCATCACGACATCCTTTGCACAAGGCTTGATAAGCAATTCTCCAATAGTATGAGCCTCTCCACTCAGGGCTATATGGTAACTTACATTGTACGATGCCTCTGTAGCACTTTCATTATCTGTATTGACAATTTTAGGTGTTGGGGGTTTATTATTTTCAGGTGAATCAAGATGTTGCTTAAAAAAGCTGATGTCTTTGTCTTTATATGCAGCatgtttagtttccaaatgtcTTCGAAGCTTACTAGGGGCCAAAGAGctatttgataaaattttcttACATAACACACACTGAGCGTGAGGTGCATCTCTATTTCCAAAGTAAGTAAATCCAAAAGACAAATAACTTtcatcatattttcttctttttggtttcttaCTAAATGTTATTTTGTTGGAACTGGACATAAATTTGACCCTGGAAAGCTCACCTTCTGATTTTTTAGAAACTGAAGGCTGCAATTGTTCATCTTCATCTTGTAATATTCCAACCTTTTGATCATTTGATTCAGACACAATTTGATAACAAAAAGATTCTACTTCTTGTTTAAGACTTCCTTGCTTCAGCAACAGATCCATAGGCAATGTATTTGTAGTACAAAACATGGTTAATTTAGAATAAACATTGAGTATCACAAATGTATTGAAATTATAAGACAGGATACATAGAAGATGAGCAAT
The Equus caballus isolate H_3958 breed thoroughbred chromosome 7, TB-T2T, whole genome shotgun sequence genome window above contains:
- the ZBED5 gene encoding zinc finger BED domain-containing protein 5 produces the protein MIAHLLCILSYNFNTFVILNVYSKLTMFCTTNTLPMDLLLKQGSLKQEVESFCYQIVSESNDQKVGILQDEDEQLQPSVSKKSEGELSRVKFMSSSNKITFSKKPKRRKYDESYLSFGFTYFGNRDAPHAQCVLCKKILSNSSLAPSKLRRHLETKHAAYKDKDISFFKQHLDSPENNKPPTPKIVNTDNESATEASYNVSYHIALSGEAHTIGELLIKPCAKDVVMRMFDEQYSKKIDAVQLSNSTVARRIKDLAADIEEELVCRLKICDGFSLQLDESADVSGLAVLLVFVRYRFNKSIEEDLLLCESLQSNATGEEIFNCINGFMQRHEIEWEKCVDVCSDASRAMDGKIAEAVTLIKYVAPESTSSHCLLYRHALAVKIMPTTLKNVLDQAVQIINYIKARPHQSRLLKILCEEMGAQHTALLLNTEVRWLSRGKVLVRLFELRRELLVFMDSAFRLSDCLTNSSWLLRLAYLADIFTKLNEVNLSMQGKNVTVFTVFDKLSSLLRKLEFWASSVEEENFDCFPTLSDFLTEINSTVDKDICSAIVQHLRGLRSTLLKYFPVTNDNNAWVRNPFTVTVKPASLVARDYESLIDLTSDSQVKQNFSELSLNDFWSSLIQEYPSIARRAVRVLLPFATMHLCETGFSYYAATKTKYRKRLDAAPHMRIRLSNITPNIKRICDKKTQKHCSH